ctggcctagatgcagttaagtatagaagtgaacctatcatgccacgatagagcttctgacatactttaccacttttatcttctttctccagaatgcatgtaggatgcattggagtcttggccactgtagattccagcatattgaacttcttcagaagttctttagtgtacttgctctgatggatatatgttccttctggtgtttgatcaacttgtattcccagaaagtactttaattctcccatcatactcatctcaaattcagcctgcatcatctcagaaaattctttgcatagagattgattagcagaaccaaatataatatcatcaacataaatttgcacaattaagatatcatctttataagtcttgcaaaaaagagttgtatctactttaccccttacaaactcattctccagatggaatgagctaagtctctcataccatgctctgggagcttgcttcagaccgtagagtgatttcttcaatttgaacacatggtctggtttcttttcatcttcaaaacctgggggttgatgaacatagacttcctctgagatataaccatttaggaaggcactctttacgtccatctgatgtagaactatgttgtgatttactgagaaggagatcaacagtctaattgcctccagtcttgctaccggagcaaatgtttcagtgtagtctattccttcctgctggctgtagccttgagcaactagccttgccttgtttctgactacttctcctttctcatttagcttgtttctgaatacccatttcgttccaataacatgaacattctcaggcttcttcactaagctccaaacatcgttcttggaaaattgattcaattcttcttccatggccagaatccaatccttgtcctgaagagcttcatctatggacttgggttcaattaaggacaccaatcctttcagactcagcaaggtctcttcagagggtctgaaggcagatctggttctgactggttcgtctttgttacccagaatcaattccttagggtgagctgcagtgattctgctcttcttcagagtttgtgagttagagggactagcttcttcctctggttcatcttcctctggctcaacttcctctggagctttgtctttgtcagaaacattaatgcttaaatctgcaaacttttcaactagctttgactggtcagagtcaagcttatcatcaaatctaacatgaatagattcttcaatagtcttagcatcagtattataaaatctaaaacctttagatctatcagaataaccaagtaatagacacttagaagacttagcatcaaatttatgcaatctatccttagtattgagaacataacaaacacagccaaaaggatgaaaataagaaatgttgggttttatgttcttccacaattcataaggagtcttattcagaattggtctcacagagattctgttctgaatgtaacatgttgtatttactgcctctgcccaaaagtgcttagccatgccagtttcttggagcatggttctagccatctcctgaagagttctgttcttcctctcaacaacaccattttgttgaggagttctgggacaagagaaatcatgtgcaattccataggaatcaaacagactctcaaacttgtcattctcaaactctccaccatggtcacttctgacacgcacaatcctacaagccttctcgttttgcacttgagcaatgaaggtagagaacacagcatgagactcatccttgcgggttagaaactttacccatgtccagcggctatagtcatcaacgataaccatcccatatctcttgccacctatagactcagttttcactggtccaaacatgtcgatatgcagaagttctaacggccttgaggttgagacaacattctttgccttgaaagggacttttgtgaatttgcctttctgacatgcttcacaaagagcgtctgaagcgaacttcagattgggtaagcccctgacaaggtttagcttgctcagctgagaaatctttctcatactggcatgccctaaccgtctatgccatacccactgctcttcattaacagacagaaggcacttcacattctgagcctccaactcagataatctgatcttataaatgttgttcttcctcttgctgttaaacagaacagagccatcgatctgacttacagcccggcaggacttttgattgaatataacatcataacccttgtcagctaattgacttatagacaataagttatgtgttaagccgtctaccaataaaacattatcaatgcatggactactatctacacaaatagtgccagtaccaataattttacccttttcatttcctccgaagccaacttcgcctccaggcttaagtttcagctctcggaacatacgcttttctcccgtcatgtgacgcgagcatccactgtccagataccatgattggtgtttcagtggagctatcaaggatatctgcaacatagataatcttgtccttaggtacccactttctgggtcctcttttgttagttaccccagaggttctgatcaccttgggtgtctcaacataatattttaaaggaatatttgcatgatatttagtcatagagaaagatccctttttaagagggtttttagcaattttagcaggtacaggatcaggcaatatggtaccagagggaacaaagcattcatacaaggatttagctttagacacagaaggctcatttctaattggtttagaatagccaatgccatgcattccatttttgcttacgccatagatcattgaagccattaagcttctatccacgcttttagctaggaatctttgaaaaggcttttcatacttagattcatttctacaatcagaggcatcacaggcaacaatttcttctaacttagcaatctggttcttaagcacagagttagaatttaccaaagcatgattttcatttttcaaatcagaaataattttctcatgttcagaaggagtcttggagacagcagataagttctttttcaactttttatgcttagacaataaagagttatacttatccatgatatcagacaaagcatgtttcagttcagaggtagagaaagaagcaaatacctcattttcatcgtctgagttaggatctccttctgattctgagtcagagtcaacagcttcctttgactctgcttccttgtctttgacaatggccatgagtccttggacttcaccatcagagtcaacatcctctgactctgattcatcaaatgtcaccatcagactcttcttcgtcttgaagtgcttctttggcttcttgtctttcttcaactttggacaatcacttttgtagtgcccagattctttgcactcaaaacatgtgacttccttgattgaagacttcttctggcctgaggactcatactttccttttgcctttccagagcctttgaacttgctctgcctgtgcttccagatgcggttgagtctcttggagatcagagtcagctcatcttcatcagaatcttctgatgcttcttcagattcttcttcttcagcttgaagagcctttgacttctcaaccttagccttttcagatttggatttcaaggctatggactttttcctcagatcttgcatctctgagcgtttcaactcatggcatttcaaaatgctgatgagttcttctaaactcatattctcaacgtctctcgtgagctctattgaagtcaccaaaggcatccaactttcaggaagacacctgatgacccttatgacatgatcttttgttgtgtagctcttgttgagaggtcgtatgccagctacaagtaattgaaatctggagaacatttcttcaatggactcatttggctccatgatgaaggattcatacttttggatcaaagacaatgcctttgattctttgactttcttgtttccttcatgagacatcttcagagaatcaaaaatgcctttagcaaactcacgatctgtaatcttctggtactcctcataggaaatagcacttagaagaattgctcttgctttgtgatgttgtgagtacagcttcttttgatctgcagtcatctctgaccttgggatcttcttgccatctgcatcaactggacgctcatagccatccacaataatatcccagagatctgcatcgaaacccagaaagaaactttccagtctatctttccaatattcgaacctttgaccatcgaacataggaggctttgcgttgtaaccatctctttgagtttcactggtggtggcagccattgtttttcacaccggcccggatcactgaacactgttaggtgtggtaatcagaacttgcgctctgataccaattgaaggtatgaaaaacggtagaaagggggggtttgaataacgttttcagaacaaaacttccaccttaaagattttgacaaatctttcgagaacttaagtgctaaagataagagatagagaagcacacaaggattttatcctggttcacttgataaatcactcaagctactccagtccacccgttaaggtgatttcttccttcttagaatgaaggcaatccactaatcaggtaagagttacaactgcacttgaaacctacaagtgactaacaattacactgacttagctcacactaagattcactctcttagtcttctctaggatccgatcaaccttgatctcctaaaggaactaaacaaactgtttatcaaagaattgtttacaagagatttgcttctaaaaagctaattgtaaactcaatgaatttcagatgaaagaaagcttagaatattttgaatatgtcttgcgcgtgtgtatttctttttcttagtttcttagccgcttctttcaatcttcagcctctatatatactccaaggattagggttgagcgttgcatgggaaatgctaccgttggagggcagttctggaaaatccagcttctgctgtggctgagaacgttaggtaggtcgtcaggaaggtacacttgcttttgtacttggatagcgacttgaccttttaacctaggagacttctgatcaggggaatacttcatattggaacttgtgaagccggttgatcagagtcagagggaaagcacagatcctctgaccattgtatcttctgattctgaactcagagggaagaacatggccttcagagtttcttgcttctggacttcagagtttgcactattcagcttctggatcttcagagtcttctacaccatcagaacatctgaaccttcagtgtttcttggttatcagaacttctggatcttcagagcttctagcgactgagtccacatcagagtttatatagcttcagaacttctgaagcttttccactgttcatactgaacatggtgaatgcgaaagcgttgcttgggttaccctttatacacagtgcttctgatttgtgtgagattgagttgaggtcagagcctgtaaatagcacactcagaaaaacacgttagagtaccacaattgttcatatcaaaaggttaacttgtaatcatcaaaacatagagttgtactactagatcaaaacttgatcttacagatacaatggtcagaggatttgtgctttccctctgactctgatcaaccggcttcacaagttccaatatgaagcattcccctgatcagaagtctcctaggttcaaaggtcgcgtcgctatccaagtacaaaagctactgtaccttcctgacgacctacctaacgttctcagccacagcagaagctggattttccagaactgccctccaacggtagcatttcccatgcatcgctcaaccctaatccttggagtatataaagaggctgaagactgaaagaaacggctgtaagaagcattcacatacgcaagacatattcaaaatcttctaagctttctttcatctgaaattcattgagtttactattagctttttagaagcaaatctcttgtaaacaattctttgataaacagtttgtttagttcctttaggagatcaaggttgatcggatcctagagaagactaagagagtgaatcttagtgtgagctaagtcagtgtaattgttagtcacttgtaggtttcaagtgcagttgtaactcttacctgattagtggattgccttcattctaagaaggaagaaatcaccttaacgggtggactggagtagcttgagtgatttatcaagtgaaccaggataaaatccttgtgtgcttttctatctcttatctttagcacttaagttctcgaaagatttgtcaaaatctttaaggtggaagttttatactgaaaacgttattcaaacccccccctttctaccgtttttcataccttcaaatgtTATCTCACATTCTGCACCTTCATAAATAGTGCAGGTTTGGAGCTGTGAAGAAAAGCATTCAGGAACCACAGGTGTATTTGGCCAAACCATGTTTGAAGACTTTACAACAAGGACAAAAGTTTGAAGTTGAGGGCAATGATTGAGCAGATAAAGCACCGCTTCCATTTTAACAATGCCTTCCAAGATGAGCTCAAAATGGATTAAATTGGGAAATATAGGAATGTCAGCATCGCCGAACTGCAAGAGTTATAAAGTTAAATTATCAGAAATACTgataaagaaaacaaataaaaaactgaATTCATTCTCCTATTTCCAAATACAAACCTCGAGGACAAACTcatcaatattataaattacCAGCTTCTTCGTCATATTGAGAGAAAGATCTGCTCTGACAAGCTTTGATAAAGGTTTAAGCTTCCCTTTACCCTTAAATGAAGGGTCATCAAAATGAAACCATATATCCTTTGCTTCCAAAGTTTCAAGATTGGGAAAACTATTAAGAAGCTCTATTAAATGTTTAGTCTTGGAGAATCTAAGATCGTCCAAATGCAGActtttgagtgagggaagttcaaCAGAAGAAAACCCCCTAAAATCCACGCGTCGCAACTTGAGAACAACAAGGGTTGTGATGCTGAAAATGGTGCATGGCAAGTACTGCCAATTGGCCGAACAATAGAATTGAAGATTCTCAACTTTGCGGTCTGCTGCGGCTTTCAACCATTCGTTAACTTTGAAAACTGGACACCGCCAACGACATTGAAGGCGAAGAGTTTTGATGGGTTGGTGAATACCTCGTCTGAGAATGGATGCGTCTACGAATTCCATAAAGGAAGAGTGCGATCCTACCAAACGTATATCACGTCGACTACATCTTATCTCGTCTAAGTCGAGAGTAGGGACTGAAAGCCAGAGTGGTCTCCATCTCTTGGACACAAGATTTGTCACAAAAACATCTTCGGTTGGAAGAAACGAGAGAATGTGACAGAGAACTTCATCTGGTAAACTGCTAACCCTATCAACCATGGCAAGTTTAATATGTCTACTCCACACTCAACGTTCACACTGAATATTTCATCGACTCTAGGGTTTTATTAAGGTTCTATTATATCATGTGTTCACCGATATACCCCGGGTTAAATTTGTTGGACTTCAAATCTGTTGGGctttttcaaattttagttgatttattttttacaaaccaattttttactatttagtaattatttatatacacagtttcaaaaaaaataaaaaatttatttatgtacacgttcaaaaaaattattttctacaAACCAGATTTCAgtttatttttactattttattttttttgaaagcaaaagaaaGATGTTATTGAATGAGAAAAGTACATGGGAACAATCCTCCCATGAAATAGATGAACGATAGATCATATCCCACAAAAGCCAAAACAAAATAGAGAGAgtgcctcattaaaatcttactaggaaaaacccataagggataaaaacctagtgaaggaaaaagagtacactaCTCCCTAAAGTACCTAATAATACATAATGCCCCAGACCACTAGACTTCACTACATCAGCAAATGAACTACATCTAAACCAGGATGATTTATCGTCAACGAACCAGATTTTAGCACCACCCTTTCTtatataatctatataaacacAAATAGCAAAGCCCTGCTCCCTTACAAATACAACAAAATTAAATTCGCTAACATCCCAAATTATCAAACCTTCATCAGCCAATTAAAACCTTGTCCTCCAAAAAGGAGCAGCAACTCAAACCAAGAAAGGACCCTTCGAAAATCAGCAACAACACTTGGCCCAAAAGAGCATCCTTCCTCTCGCAAGGCACAAGACCAAAATAAAGATGCCAACAAAGGGCACAAAGAACACGAGAAAACAACCACGTAGAAAATCAGATTGCGAAGGGCTGTTAAGAAGCACGAACTTGACAGCTTGTGTGCTCAATCACAATTCTAATTCTGCACACTAAAATTTTTGAAGATAGCTTGAGCCAAAAATTGGTAAAAGGGTTAAATAATTGATGATTCTTCCTCCAAGATGAGCAATCGAGCATTCTAAATTCTCCACCTTCCCAGAGCCAACCCTCCCGTCTAGCAATAACGAATACAATCATTCTTCAAAACCACTTTTGGCCTAATATTTGCTATTGTTGTCTCCTCTTCTCTCCTCTGCAAAGAATTCCCCAATCCCTAACGAACCACATCAAGAATAATTAAGTTCTACGTCCATAACCAAACTGCTCCGCCAAGCCTTGAATCGCAATTTCCTCCGGGCAGTCAAAGAGCATCCCGGCACGCAGGCACGCCTTGCTCGGGTCTGCACCCCCTGTGGACCATAATGATCAAGTTGTAACGCATCCCCATAGCTACCTAGCTTCGCTGCCTCCGAGTTCATATGAGTTTTACGCGGCCTTCCTCGCGGTTGCTTCACTGTCTCCACCGCTACGAATTGCTTAACCTTCCTCGGTCGTCCTCGTTGCCTCTTCTCATGTCCCAACACCATGTCTGATTTACGCTGGTTTTTTGAAGCTGCAGTTGGAGTAATATCAAACGCTGCCTCAATCCTCTGTTCTGGCTCCGATTTACTTAAAACAGAGTCATAAATCTGTGCCTCTGCTATTATCTCATGTGCTTGCATTTCCAAAACGGCGGCAACCATCTCATCAACCCATGCACTCTGCCATGTAAAGTTTTACGGCCGCAGATTCTACTTGCCGTATATTGAAAGTAGTATGAAACTTGGCCCATCCCATTTGACCCCTATACACCTCATCAAGGTTATCAATATACCACCTCAGACATTGATTTCGCCCAACTTGTTTCCCCTCATAAATAGGCAAGAATGTTTGCAATCCCTTCAATATCAACTTCCTCTGGGCACATGCACATATAGTTAACTAGCAGATATTGATCATTAATGAACTAGCACATAAAATCTCCAGCATGAATGACATGGAAAGAATATTAAAAAGGTAGCAACTATCATGGTTTAATCCTTTTGAGTTAACAGTTTAAGCTAACGCCATCAAATATATGAGACAAGATTGCCAAGGTGTATATAGCTATACAATTGGATTTTCACATTAAACAGCAAAAGCAATTAACAAGGCATTTTTTACCTTCCAGGTGC
This is a stretch of genomic DNA from Lotus japonicus ecotype B-129 chromosome 1, LjGifu_v1.2. It encodes these proteins:
- the LOC130721196 gene encoding F-box/LRR-repeat protein At3g59190-like; translation: MVDRVSSLPDEVLCHILSFLPTEDVFVTNLVSKRWRPLWLSVPTLDLDEIRCSRRDIRLVGSHSSFMEFVDASILRRGIHQPIKTLRLQCRWRCPVFKVNEWLKAAADRKVENLQFYCSANWQYLPCTIFSITTLVVLKLRRVDFRGFSSVELPSLKSLHLDDLRFSKTKHLIELLNSFPNLETLEAKDIWFHFDDPSFKGKGKLKPLSKLVRADLSLNMTKKLVIYNIDEFVLEFGDADIPIFPNLIHFELILEGIVKMEAVLYLLNHCPQLQTFVLVVKSSNMVWPNTPVVPECFSSQLQTCTIYEGAECEITFEEQFGPEPSLKNMGEADVISEITN